The genomic window aggatgggggggggggggaggcaggtaaGGTAAGGGGTGGCACCCAGGGATTAATATAATGGAGAGGATGATGTTcttacaaacacatgcacccacccactcactcactcactcagagaCTTGAGGCACAGCAGTACaactctgtgtcagtgtgtaccactgtttctctctggctccatgcacagacacacatatcctTGATTTGTATCaaggatatacacacacacacacacacacacacacaaactgtgtgcGTATattatatacacacgcacagacaggcCTGTATGAGCTGGGACTGAGAATGAGAGGCTACTTTTAGACTTTAGGCTACTTTTAGAACAGAGTGCATCATCATATAGTGCTACTGTGCAATGAGTCAAAGCCCTGTGGGAGATGGCAAACCACTGAATAAACCATCAGGACACAGACTCTGTATGGAGAAAGGTGGAGATGCTGcgctgtgtgagtctgtgcctCTTCATGCATGCGTCTGTGCTCTTCATGTTTCGGAGGGTTCCTCTGTGGAAACGCATATGTATATCACGTCAGCCACTCCAGGatagggttggggggtgggagggggcagTCAGAAGGGaggtgctggtggaggaggtCTCCACGGTTCAGCACGATACTCTGGACCCTTCATGTTCAGAGCATCTttgaaccgggggggggggggggggtgagtactCACTTGCTGGGAATATCCACAGAAGAACTGGTACAAGAACTGAGGTAAGATGAAGCAGAGGTTCTACACAgcaaaagaggagagggagcgagggaatatgggacacagagggaaagagagatgagagatggggggagagagagggagagacagacagagatggtgGTTAGTATCCTCATTAAAGGCTTTGGTGTCTAAGATCACATGAACTTGGGCATAGAGCTTCATAGAAATCAAGAACACTGAATATCTGACTTTAGGATGACTAGCCTTCCCCATTCAAACCAACACTATAGTGGCTTTAAAAAGACAACACAAGAGATATGGAGACTGCATGGCGCCTACCTTGTAGAAGAAGTATTGCACCAGGTGGGCGATGCGGACGTAGTACAGGTGCCCGTGAGCCAGCAGGAGCTTCTTCAGGTGCTTGAGTTTGGGGATGGCGTAGTCGCTGTTCCTGACGGCCTGGCGGCCCTCTTTACCCTTtatgcctgggggggggggggggggcgggggacacATGGCTCAGCGACAACATGCTACATGTGTGCCTGGAGCCTGGTTAGCGGCTAACGGCTAGCGGCGCGCGTCCTACCGATGCCGACGTGTGCTTCCAGGATCATGCTGACGTCGTTGGCCCCGTCCCCTATGgacagggtgatggggttgCCTTTGGAATTCTTCACCAGCTTCActatctggagaggagagagggaggagagagggaggagtggaatGAGCAACTCTTGTCGACCTGACAGGAAAGAGCCCGCGAGAGAGACCTTTTCCCTGGGGGCGGGGCTACCTGGGCCTTCTGCAGGGGCGCCATGCGGCAGCAGAGCACCGCGGTGCAGTTCTGGCAGATCTGCAGGAACAGGCTCTTGTAGCTGCTGGAGATGGACTCTGGAGAGGCGTTGAACACCAGGGAGAGGGTGGCCCCGTCGATGATGAAGCCGTAGTCCTGAGAGGCCGACGACCAGCTCCTGGggtcagacacacgcacacacgctagcTTACAGTTCATAGCACGCCTAAACACACCCTGACAAACCCAAGCCCTGGTCCCCAGACATGAATTGAACACCTAAAAAAACACAACTCAAGCTCAAGCTCAGTTATGATCCATGTTTGTCCGTCGTCCAGTGCTGACCTGGTGACCCCGGCCTTGACCGGAGGGGCGTCCTTCACCGCCCTCTTGTGGTAGTCCATGAGCAGCTCGTGGAGGCGCTCCCCGCGCTtcctccccccgtcctccaggGTGCGCACCGTCAGCTCCAGCAGCTCCGTGCCCCGCTGGAACAGGCGGCAGGCGTAGCACGTGGACTTGGCCGTCTCCATCTTGTCCCCCGTCAGCACCCACACCTTCATGCCCGCCCCCTGCAGCGCCTCCATGGtctctgctgcctcctcctgcagcctgggggtgagggggggttagGGAGAGGCAGGTGTAGAACAGCAAATCGGCGTaacggaggtggagggggaggaacgAGTCTGAATGGGAGAtgacaggctcacacacacacacacctgtcctccacGGCGGTGGCTCCTATGAGACTCATGCCCGTCTCCACCTGGTTGTAGATGGCCATGAGCTTCTCCTCTCGGTCTTGCAGGGCCAGCCTGGCTTCCCTGAGCCCTGCGTCTGCCTGGGCGTACTCCTCCACTCCCAGCTTCTTGTAGGCCACGCACAGGGTCCTGTAGCCCTcctgagagcacacacacacacagacacacgggcaCCCCGACATAAGACAACAATAGGATTGGCTCTGACTGAAGACTGACTGTGCGTGAGTGGGGCTCACCGTGGCGTTGCGCTCTACGTGCATGCggatcctctccacctcctcctgcttcacCCGCGGGAAGATGGAGGAGTCGGCGCCCTTACAGAAGAGCAACGTGTCacctaagcacacacacgcacacacacaggtcagggcTGGGGGGGCGTCACCAGTAAACACGGGTCAAGGCAGTGAAACGAGAGTGATTCCAGGCGCACCTGATTTCGATCGAACGATCACACTCATCCGCCTTCTCACGGGGTCAAAGTTCAGCACGTGAAGCAGCTCGTACCTTCAGAGGGAAACCAGAGGACCACGTCAACACAAATAGACGACCACCTCGGGGGGGAAAACAAACAGCAAACATGTCTGGTGTGAGAAAACTGCCGACTCACACTTCCACGTCGTTGTTCCTGTTGAGTATCTTCATGTTCTTGCTCTCCAGACCCAGGAAGGTGAAGCCGTacctgcagagggagagagaaacacacggCACGCTCGTCACAGACGTTCTTTCACATCCATTTCCCTGGTAGATTTCatgacggacggacggggggggggggggggggaaggttgGATTCCTTAATTTCTTAGGTCTCTTACTTCATGGCTCCCTTGACCAGCGCCACCTCGTCTGGTGAGGAAGCGATGAAACCTctcggctcctcctcctctggttggCCCCCGTGTCcatccagccccggccccaagcccagccccagcccgtcCACGTGGCCCATCACCCGGTCTAGCTGGCTCTGGCCCCCTCTCTGGGCGGTCGGCTCCTTCACCTGCACCGTGTGACACAGGCACAGCGCCCGCAGGAacagctcctccttctcctgaaAAGACGCCACACGGTAGGCCAAGGGTTAATGACGCCACCTTAGCGGCTCGGTCCCAAGCTGAGAGGGAATTTCGTCCGGCTTGTAAAAACCCTTTGCTGTGGGGCAGAGAGGGCAGACGGGTGCGTCTCAGACGAGCGGGAGCGCCATGCGGCCGCTGGTGGTGGGAGGGCGCCCTGAGGGGCTCATGCTGAGAGCTGTCAGGTGAGAGTGCACGCGTGTTAACTTGATGGGGGTGAACACGTGTGTGCTCTCTGAATGGCCCAGGGGGGCCCTGGAGACCACCAGGCTTGTGTGGGCCATATGCTGGATGGCGTGAAGGGAGTGGAgacgaggggagggtggggggcaggtggacagatggaggaagagagggagggagggacagaaggacaggcagacagggagagagagagggacagaaggacagacaaacagggagagagagagggagagagggacagacagacagggatagagagagggacagaaggacagacagacagggagagagagagggacagaaggacagacagacagggagagagagagagagagagagagggacagaaggacagacagggagagagggagagaaggagggagagagagagggagggacagaaggaCACCCACCCTGCCGGCCTTCTGCTGCAGCTTGTTCACGGGTCCATCTGTGACGCAGAAGCCGTCCAGCTCGGTGTCCGCATCGCGGTATTTGTACTGGAAGCCGTCGATGCAGCACTCGATGAACTCCATGTTGTTCTGGGTCAGCGTACCCGTCTTGTCTGTGAATACGTACTCCACCTGAAGGGTGCCGGGAGAAACGGCATCAGACTCCATAAAAAAGACCTCTGCCAATTAACAGGCGCAAACAATAAGAATGGGCAATTAATCCCTGACAGAATTACACTCCAGTTTAACGAAGCATCAACTTTAATTTAAGTAATCATCTGGCAGCCCAAGCGTGTCAGATGGACCGACGCTCTGTTTGAATTGTAGGTGCAGTAAAAACAGAAGGAGTCAGGGAGACACAGCCAATGAAGTCCAATTAAGACCACTTCGACTTCAGAACCTGGGCCAGATGACTGATTTGTAATTTGGATTGAGGGACTTAAACTACTGAGTAACAAGCAGGGCGCCGCCAAACgcatgacaaacacacatgcggAAGTGGGAGGTACCACCTGATCTGAAACTGTTGGACAGGTGTAAGCAAGGGTCTCAACCACTCCTTAAACCCATACAGTCAAGTCAGATCAGTTAttttgcagcccccccccccccccacctgtcccAGCTCCTCGTTGAGGTCGGAGGTGTTGACCAGCGCCCCCTCCTGGATCTCCGGGTCGTAGAAGTCTTTGTCCcaggagatgaagaaggagCCCAGGAACTTCTGCATCTCCACGGTAACGTACATGGACACGGGAATGATGAAGTTGAACAGCACCATGAAGGACAGGAAGTCCGTGAACATCTTAAGGTACTGAAAGAGAGGAGCGACACAAAGATATCTTCCAAAAAGTACAAACATAGGAGCCAGATTTGACTCGTGTGTGAGGTCACCAGTTATGACATCACCGGTCACAGAGCTGATCCCATAGGGTGCGAAGTCAGCGTCTGTGCTCATGCTTGTGCCCCAGTGCCCTCACCAGGTTGGTGTCCTTCTCCCGCTGGGTCTTGTGGTTGTACCAGGGCTCGTCCTGGCCCTGCTTGCTCTGCCACACGTACTTCAGTGTGGTGCACACCAGGGCCTTGCTCACCAGGATGGTCAGGTACACCAGCAGGAAGGCGTTGATAGACCTGGAGGGTGGACGTGTGTGCAGGACTGTGTGAGCCTTGCTGAGGCAGGCTAGCCTCGACTAGTAGGTTGAACTAGCACGGCTAACCGCTCGAAAGGCTAATCGTATTACAGATCGGATCTCTTTCGCTTGATCCTATTGTGGTTATGTAAATGGGGTCTCTTGCAAATGTGAGTTTTAAACTCTCTTTgaccctgcccccgcccccctgcttACTTCTCCACTGCCGAGCGCTTCTGGGACTTGCCCTGGTAGTTGAGCGCCATCTTGGTCTCCATGCCTGTGTACACTGCCACACctgcagcagggggaggggggttagcgACACGGCCCCTCTCACGTTGACTCCCACAGTAAAGCCTCAACACACTACAGGCCCAAGAGAGACTAATGAGTTCAGTCCCACTTACCATAGATCTTCAGAGTGTTCTTCAGGGTAGCGCCTTTCAAAAGCAGGTTTTCTGGGCCTAGAGACCtgcaatacacgcacacacacacacgtatataaaCCACATTAGCTTCCTACACCAtctgtgtgtccctccctgctcccgcTGGAACGCTGGCACAGGCCCGGGCCTGGCAGAGGGTCTGAAAGGGCTGCTAGCGATAGCTGGCTGGAGCCGGGGCTTTTACTCTGCTCCCAATGTTCTTGAGAAGGACACGGCTGCATCTCTTTCTAAGACCATTACAGAGCGGTCAGTGACAAACGCTCCGGAGAGCGCATTCAAAGGGCTGCCTGAGACTGTGCCAGCCTGCCCTTACTTTAACACAGCTCCAGAGTTATGGATCAATGAAATAATGATTTGATGCTAATGCTCAGGGACAATACCAAAGTGCTTAAACCACTGACTGCTTTTCGTTCTTTTTTTGGAagagttgaggtgtgtgtgtgtctgtgtgtgtgtgagtgagaacaCAATACAAGGACATAATAATGGGGATGTTTACCTAACAGCAGGTTCCTGGTTGTTCCTGTAGATGTGCATACGCCCAACAAacctatacaaacacacacagttataggAGTTATAGGAGCACATGAACCCACCCAATAGCAGTTGCATGCTAAGTATACCAGGACAACCCTGATGTGTTGGGCTTTGTTTAATATACTATCTTCCAGTTTAACAGTCTGCTTCTGAAGACACAGTGACACAGCAGTAATGGCCGTATCAGTATTCAGTAGTGAACTTGTGTCAAACGGAGAGTGATCGCATCACCATCTGCTCATCACCAGGACCTTACTGAGTGGACTGCACCAATTACCAGCGGGGATAATCACTGGTGGTTAGCCAGCGGCACGCCAAGCTGGCAAACCACCCTGCTTTATTGACTCTGAAAAGAGAGCATCTGGCTCCTCTCTTCCTTAGCACGTCTCCGGTTCCAATGGTGACGCGTGGGCCAGGTGTAATGACAGCTTCTTGGCCATAGGGGGCGCCCGTGGCTAGCACTGCTgagagaggctgcaggaggAACGTCAGGCCTCCCTCCACTGCTCTggtcgaaccccccccccccccccccccccccccccccccgccgcctgaACGAACTTTCCCTTCATTTCCTGGAGAGTCTCACCACCCAATATGGCTTTACAAACAGCAGTCACAATATGTCAGCGCCGTGCTGAGGCGGCCATGTTAACGCCCCTGCCGAGAGCTTCACGCTGTATAATCACACTGTCGGCAAAAGAGGGTGACTCGACATTTGGAGTTGTCAGTTTGTTCATGCTAACACTTGACACATCCCCGCCGGCACATGCTCTGTGAGTGAGGCTCCTGGGCGGAGGCGAGGAGAAGGGGCCTACTTGTAGAGGTCAGGCTGGGGCTGCTCGCACTCGATGGTGGCGCTGAGCAAGTCCAGCTCCTTCTCCGTGTCGGGTACCGTGTAGTGTGtctgagaggggagacagacatagaggAAGTGCTGACTGATGTGGGTCAGGTAGTCGTCTAGGAAGCTCGCGCaaatcacccacacacactcttagagACAGGCGCACGCGCGCGCAGGGGAAAAAGAAAGACATTAGCATGCACACTGTGAAAACACCCGCAGAATAAGACGTCCACACAGCAAGACACATGCACGCAAACCgttcacacagcagacacacgagTTGTGGCGGCGCAGGAGTAGAGGAAGTGGttgttagggagggagggaggtcaaaCCCAGCGGGGATGAGGATGCCCCAGCGGGGGCGTCCCTGGATGACTCCAGCGTCTGCTCTGTGTCTACCTTGTGGTTGGACTCCCCGTCCAGGCTGGCGGTGGTGACGAAGCACGTGTCGTCATCCCTGCTGGACTGGAGCAGGATGAGGTCACAGGGGAAggtctcgtcctcctccacctccaccacgtcTCCTACCTGGGGGGGCGAGGGGAAGGACACGGGATTAGTGCTCGTCTAAACTGGATGACACAGGAAGGAAGGGGCGCCAGgaagttaaacacacacaacgcaATTCATTTAGGATAATCTACTAACACTCGGCACCCACATCTCTCAGACaagcacaagcaaacacacacgctacagacacaaacacgctacacacacacacacacacacacacgttcccagcgtcagtgtgtgtcatggcagacgtctggaggagggggctgaggtGCACCTTGATCTTCTCGCTCTCCTTGCGTGTTCTGAGGCCATCCTCCAGCACAGTCACCAGGTACTTGTTCACCTCGTTGTCCGCCTTGTGCCGCAGCCAGTCCTCGTAGccctgagagatggaggggggggagggtagggtCAACGACAGCGGACAGCAAACCCAAAGCCGGAGCCAACAGGAATTTGGGAGCCAAAGAGTGGATGGGAAGGACAGAGGAAGTTAGGGGCGAGcaggggaggaaaaggagggtgagtggatggagagagagagagagagagacagagagagagagagagggggagaggaaaaaaagatgaGTGCCATTTCAGGGCTTGAATAAGGGGTGGAGcaaagaggggaggagcagcACACCTCATCTCTCTGGCTGTAcagcaccctccctctctccctctctccctctctccctctctccctctctccctctctccctctctccctctctccctctctccctctctccctccctctctccctctctccctctctccctctctccctccctccctccctccctccctccctccctccctccccagtgtCCCACTTCAAAGTCTGGCTGAGGgcagcagtggcagcagcgccGGCCCGGCCTGCTCTCCCTGTGTCCCATATAAATCTGGAAGGAAGTCCACCCCTCCATTGTGCTCATTCAAAAGCCCTAGCAGCAGGCCACCGCTGAAAAGCCAATCCTAAAACAATGCATctgaggctgggacaggggctgctgaggagaggggaggagcggggagacGCCTCTCATCCCTCTGCTTCCACACCCAGAGACCATTTGGTCCCATTCCCTGACAACTCTGTtgccctcgctcgctctctctctgatccaACCACGGCACTTTAGACCTGAACCTTGGCAAAGGAGGAAACATCCATAATGCATTGGTAATATTTCATACGAAAGCTTtcggttatttatttatttatttgctgTTTTACGACAGGGACTTGTGGTTAATGTTTGAAGAAGTGAGGATAAAATGGGAGGAAGTAAGCGAATCGGTCAGTGTGCGAGGTGAAGCAGAACCTCACCTGTTTGATGGCGGTTACTGTGATCACGAAAAACAAGGGTAGGCCACTGGTGACTGGGCTGGTGGGGGTGTCCACTATCACctggggggagagcagaggaagatgAACTGGGTCTCCGTGTCACCTTCAACACAGTTTTCAACCTTTTACAACCTTACCATGCAGGCTACACCTCATTGCTTTACGGAACACTGCAAAGAAAGGGCGTTTGTTGACGCCATTTCGGAGACCAGAATAACTTGACATGGGAAATCGAGTCTAACAACATTTGGCAAGTTACAACACACTCATCCagtaagggaggggggaggagggatagcGTGGCAACAACAGCTCAGAAAGCCGAGCTGTCTGCCATAACCAGAGAGCGTATGCGTGTGTGGCATCTTCCCAAAACTCCAGGTTGGTGCCATGAACAGGAGGGGATGTGTGCAGCCTTGACCAGGAAGGGATCACAGGCTACCTGAACATGAGGCCAGCAGGCTGACTGCTTAATCTGCTGGCGGGGGattcaggggggtggggggtggtggaggaggtgggcctCTGGTACAGctcaccagagagagacagagggaacacaAGGGCATGATAATCCTTCACCAGCTCAGGAGCACCACTTGACCAGCACTCAGAGCCAAAAGTCCTGCACAAATATCCCTCATAACACAcaacccatgtgtgtgtgtgtgtgtgccagtgtaacCTCAAAAGCCCTCGCAAGGCAGAATGAGCTGCCCGACTCCTGATCCTGTAGCACGCAGGGTCTCAACAACCAAGTTCCCGCTGAGAGCAAACAATGACGGCAAGTAATGACATGCACTCCGCTGTGTGCGCGTGCACGGGCACGCACGTCTCCGCGGGCACGCAGGCCGGCTGGTTGGCATTCCAGCAGGGAGCAGGACAAGCTGTCAGATAGACATCAGAGGAGGCGGGAGCAGGAGCGAAACCCTCCCTGGTGCTTTCCTCAcctgtgctctgactgggaaTGAGACCAGCACACAGAGCCTGCATGCACAAACCagggctctcgctctctctctctctctctctgtcgcacacatatacacattcacacatgcacacacacacactagaacacacactttttcaGGGAACGCACCACGAAGCATCTGAGCTTTGGTGTGATTACAATTAACTGGGAGATAAATCAATTAGAAGTCGGAGACGGCCTGGTGCACATCCGACCTTCAGGAGGAATGCAAAATAAgggagaaggagcgagagagagggagggagggagggagggagggagggaaagaaagtgagggagcgagagagtgaggaagagagtgagtgagggagagacagacagagacagaagagtGTTTCTCTAGGATTAGGATACCTCCCCAGCCCCTGTGAGCAGagctggaggtgaggggagcAGAGAGTGTGGGGCCACGGGGCCCGGGTGGACAGACTCTGCCTGTGTTCCAGTCTGTGTACTCAGCCCTGTTCCCTCAGCAGGCTCCAGCCGCAACCACAAACTGCTACTGACTAGCGCATCTCTATATCCCcactcagcccagcccagccctgccctgcagGGGAGCTGGTccatgcagcagcagcagcagcagcagcagcagggtagGGGTGCTGAGCGGGCTGGGCCGGGAGGTGATGGATGCTGGGCGGACGAGAGCACATCATTTTTCTATTTAATAAATTGATACAATCCCATATGGAGGCAGCGGGGCTGGGCCGGGCCAGACAGATGAGAGATATTAAGAGAGTGGCTGAGGACAGTGTGTCCCT from Osmerus mordax isolate fOsmMor3 chromosome 12, fOsmMor3.pri, whole genome shotgun sequence includes these protein-coding regions:
- the atp11c gene encoding phospholipid-transporting ATPase IG isoform X1, with the protein product MRVHHMASLQFGGEEGRVDSRTVYVGHRPCPSAEAFIPPKFCDNRIVSSKYTVWNFLPKNLFEQFRRIANFYFLIIFLVQVIVDTPTSPVTSGLPLFFVITVTAIKQGYEDWLRHKADNEVNKYLVTVLEDGLRTRKESEKIKVGDVVEVEEDETFPCDLILLQSSRDDDTCFVTTASLDGESNHKTHYTVPDTEKELDLLSATIECEQPQPDLYKFVGRMHIYRNNQEPAVRSLGPENLLLKGATLKNTLKIYGVAVYTGMETKMALNYQGKSQKRSAVEKSINAFLLVYLTILVSKALVCTTLKYVWQSKQGQDEPWYNHKTQREKDTNLYLKMFTDFLSFMVLFNFIIPVSMYVTVEMQKFLGSFFISWDKDFYDPEIQEGALVNTSDLNEELGQVEYVFTDKTGTLTQNNMEFIECCIDGFQYKYRDADTELDGFCVTDGPVNKLQQKAGREKEELFLRALCLCHTVQVKEPTAQRGGQSQLDRVMGHVDGLGLGLGPGLDGHGGQPEEEEPRGFIASSPDEVALVKGAMKYGFTFLGLESKNMKILNRNNDVEVYELLHVLNFDPVRRRMSVIVRSKSGDTLLFCKGADSSIFPRVKQEEVERIRMHVERNATEGYRTLCVAYKKLGVEEYAQADAGLREARLALQDREEKLMAIYNQVETGMSLIGATAVEDRLQEEAAETMEALQGAGMKVWVLTGDKMETAKSTCYACRLFQRGTELLELTVRTLEDGGRKRGERLHELLMDYHKRAVKDAPPVKAGVTRSWSSASQDYGFIIDGATLSLVFNASPESISSSYKSLFLQICQNCTAVLCCRMAPLQKAQIVKLVKNSKGNPITLSIGDGANDVSMILEAHVGIGIKGKEGRQAVRNSDYAIPKLKHLKKLLLAHGHLYYVRIAHLVQYFFYKNLCFILPQFLYQFFCGYSQQPLYDAAYLTMYNICFTSMPILAYSLLEQHICMEVLLDNATLYREIAKNANLRWCPFLYWTLLGVFQGVLFFFGVRYLFSNPALQDNGQVFGNWSYGTIVFTVLVFTVTLKLALDTRHWTWINHFVIWGSLAFYVFFSFFWGGIIWPFLQQQRLYFVFANMLSSVSAWLVIILLILLSLLPDILLVVLRKPRGPHSRQKKPVESSAGDPQVPPSSARPLLMRTFSDESNTVL
- the atp11c gene encoding phospholipid-transporting ATPase IG isoform X5, producing the protein MRVHHMASLQFGGEEGRVDSRTVYVGHRPCPSAEAFIPPKFCDNRIVSSKYTVWNFLPKNLFEQFRRIANFYFLIIFLVQVIVDTPTSPVTSGLPLFFVITVTAIKQGYEDWLRHKADNEVNKYLVTVLEDGLRTRKESEKIKVGDVVEVEEDETFPCDLILLQSSRDDDTCFVTTASLDGESNHKTHYTVPDTEKELDLLSATIECEQPQPDLYKFVGRMHIYRNNQEPAVRSLGPENLLLKGATLKNTLKIYGVAVYTGMETKMALNYQGKSQKRSAVEKSINAFLLVYLTILVSKALVCTTLKYVWQSKQGQDEPWYNHKTQREKDTNLYLKMFTDFLSFMVLFNFIIPVSMYVTVEMQKFLGSFFISWDKDFYDPEIQEGALVNTSDLNEELGQVEYVFTDKTGTLTQNNMEFIECCIDGFQYKYRDADTELDGFCVTDGPVNKLQQKAGREKEELFLRALCLCHTVQVKEPTAQRGGQSQLDRVMGHVDGLGLGLGPGLDGHGGQPEEEEPRGFIASSPDEVALVKGAMKYGFTFLGLESKNMKILNRNNDVEVYELLHVLNFDPVRRRMSVIVRSKSGDTLLFCKGADSSIFPRVKQEEVERIRMHVERNATEGYRTLCVAYKKLGVEEYAQADAGLREARLALQDREEKLMAIYNQVETGMSLIGATAVEDRLQEEAAETMEALQGAGMKVWVLTGDKMETAKSTCYACRLFQRGTELLELTVRTLEDGGRKRGERLHELLMDYHKRAVKDAPPVKAGVTRSWSSASQDYGFIIDGATLSLVFNASPESISSSYKSLFLQICQNCTAVLCCRMAPLQKAQIVKLVKNSKGNPITLSIGDGANDVSMILEAHVGIGIKGKEGRQAVRNSDYAIPKLKHLKKLLLAHGHLYYVRIAHLVQYFFYKNLCFILPQFLYQFFCGYSQQPLYDAAYLTMYNICFTSMPILAYSLLEQHICMEVLLDNATLYREIAKNANLRWCPFLYWTLLGVFQGVLFFFGVRYLFSNPALQDNGQVFGNWSYGTIVFTVLVFTVTLKLALDTRHWTWINHFVIWGSLAFYVFFSFFWGGIIWPFLQQQRLYFVFANMLSSVSAWLVIILLILLSLLPDILLVVLRKPRGPHSRQIAAVTPLSYKHLKEGE
- the atp11c gene encoding phospholipid-transporting ATPase IG isoform X2, giving the protein MLRRRLNRLFGGEEGRVDSRTVYVGHRPCPSAEAFIPPKFCDNRIVSSKYTVWNFLPKNLFEQFRRIANFYFLIIFLVQVIVDTPTSPVTSGLPLFFVITVTAIKQGYEDWLRHKADNEVNKYLVTVLEDGLRTRKESEKIKVGDVVEVEEDETFPCDLILLQSSRDDDTCFVTTASLDGESNHKTHYTVPDTEKELDLLSATIECEQPQPDLYKFVGRMHIYRNNQEPAVRSLGPENLLLKGATLKNTLKIYGVAVYTGMETKMALNYQGKSQKRSAVEKSINAFLLVYLTILVSKALVCTTLKYVWQSKQGQDEPWYNHKTQREKDTNLYLKMFTDFLSFMVLFNFIIPVSMYVTVEMQKFLGSFFISWDKDFYDPEIQEGALVNTSDLNEELGQVEYVFTDKTGTLTQNNMEFIECCIDGFQYKYRDADTELDGFCVTDGPVNKLQQKAGREKEELFLRALCLCHTVQVKEPTAQRGGQSQLDRVMGHVDGLGLGLGPGLDGHGGQPEEEEPRGFIASSPDEVALVKGAMKYGFTFLGLESKNMKILNRNNDVEVYELLHVLNFDPVRRRMSVIVRSKSGDTLLFCKGADSSIFPRVKQEEVERIRMHVERNATEGYRTLCVAYKKLGVEEYAQADAGLREARLALQDREEKLMAIYNQVETGMSLIGATAVEDRLQEEAAETMEALQGAGMKVWVLTGDKMETAKSTCYACRLFQRGTELLELTVRTLEDGGRKRGERLHELLMDYHKRAVKDAPPVKAGVTRSWSSASQDYGFIIDGATLSLVFNASPESISSSYKSLFLQICQNCTAVLCCRMAPLQKAQIVKLVKNSKGNPITLSIGDGANDVSMILEAHVGIGIKGKEGRQAVRNSDYAIPKLKHLKKLLLAHGHLYYVRIAHLVQYFFYKNLCFILPQFLYQFFCGYSQQPLYDAAYLTMYNICFTSMPILAYSLLEQHICMEVLLDNATLYREIAKNANLRWCPFLYWTLLGVFQGVLFFFGVRYLFSNPALQDNGQVFGNWSYGTIVFTVLVFTVTLKLALDTRHWTWINHFVIWGSLAFYVFFSFFWGGIIWPFLQQQRLYFVFANMLSSVSAWLVIILLILLSLLPDILLVVLRKPRGPHSRQKKPVESSAGDPQVPPSSARPLLMRTFSDESNTVL
- the atp11c gene encoding phospholipid-transporting ATPase IG isoform X4; amino-acid sequence: MRVHHMASLQFGGEEGRVDSRTVYVGHRPCPSAEAFIPPKFCDNRIVSSKYTVWNFLPKNLFEQFRRIANFYFLIIFLVQVIVDTPTSPVTSGLPLFFVITVTAIKQGYEDWLRHKADNEVNKYLVTVLEDGLRTRKESEKIKVGDVVEVEEDETFPCDLILLQSSRDDDTCFVTTASLDGESNHKTHYTVPDTEKELDLLSATIECEQPQPDLYKFVGRMHIYRNNQEPAVRSLGPENLLLKGATLKNTLKIYGVAVYTGMETKMALNYQGKSQKRSAVEKSINAFLLVYLTILVSKALVCTTLKYVWQSKQGQDEPWYNHKTQREKDTNLYLKMFTDFLSFMVLFNFIIPVSMYVTVEMQKFLGSFFISWDKDFYDPEIQEGALVNTSDLNEELGQVEYVFTDKTGTLTQNNMEFIECCIDGFQYKYRDADTELDGFCVTDGPVNKLQQKAGREKEELFLRALCLCHTVQVKEPTAQRGGQSQLDRVMGHVDGLGLGLGPGLDGHGGQPEEEEPRGFIASSPDEVALVKGAMKYGFTFLGLESKNMKILNRNNDVEVYELLHVLNFDPVRRRMSVIVRSKSGDTLLFCKGADSSIFPRVKQEEVERIRMHVERNATEGYRTLCVAYKKLGVEEYAQADAGLREARLALQDREEKLMAIYNQVETGMSLIGATAVEDRLQEEAAETMEALQGAGMKVWVLTGDKMETAKSTCYACRLFQRGTELLELTVRTLEDGGRKRGERLHELLMDYHKRAVKDAPPVKAGVTRSWSSASQDYGFIIDGATLSLVFNASPESISSSYKSLFLQICQNCTAVLCCRMAPLQKAQIVKLVKNSKGNPITLSIGDGANDVSMILEAHVGIGIKGKEGRQAVRNSDYAIPKLKHLKKLLLAHGHLYYVRIAHLVQYFFYKNLCFILPQFLYQFFCGYSQQPLYDAAYLTMYNICFTSMPILAYSLLEQHICMEVLLDNATLYREIAKNANLRWCPFLYWTLLGVFQGVLFFFGVRYLFSNPALQDNGQVFGNWSYGTIVFTVLVFTVTLKLALDTRHWTWINHFVIWGSLAFYVFFSFFWGGIIWPFLQQQRLYFVFANMLSSVSAWLVIILLILLSLLPDILLVVLRKPRGPHSRQLSEDSLIKTSRSLLSHRCPTST